The Papaver somniferum cultivar HN1 chromosome 3, ASM357369v1, whole genome shotgun sequence genome includes a region encoding these proteins:
- the LOC113357694 gene encoding kinesin-like protein KIN-7D, mitochondrial isoform X1 has protein sequence MAGSTSSTRGRSSSPFGYTKSTSSISSSSSSSSLVMNNNSNSNGKTTIPRPTSSSSSLYGSGSGNGINTLALTPSQAQSDSMYNQGSMDFGGSIVAVNDDAIPDTIDTSAAGDSISVTVRFRPLSEREFQRGDEIAWYPDGDKIVRNEPNPALAYAFDKVFGPATETQDVYEIAAQPVIESAMDGINGTVFAYGVTSSGKTHTMHGDQNCPGIIPQAIKDVFRIIQDTPGREFLLRVSYLEIYNEIINDLLDPAGQNLRVREDSQGTYVEGIKEEVVLSPGHALSFIAAGEEHRHVGSNNFNLFSSRSHTIFTMMIESSARGDEYDGVIFSQLNLIDLAGSESSKTETTGLRRKEGSFINKSLLTLGTVIGKLSEGKAYHVPYRDSKLTRLLQSSLSGHGHVSLICTVTPASSNMEETHNTLKFASRAKRVEINASRNTIIDEKSLIKKYQREIMTLKLELDQVKKGVVVGVNLEEIMSLKQQLELGQVKMQSRLEEEEEAKAALMSRIQRLTKLILVSTKNSIPGCLSDAPTLSHQRSHSLGEDDKLDAFREGSPSLADGENQKDSPSSALSVPSEVISDHKHKRSSSKWSEDLSLTESTRAGDLFSGIAGGARMLTDEMTMSDQMDLLVEQVKMLAGEIAFSTSTLKRLLEQSTSDPEGMQTQIKNLEHEIQEKKRHMRVLEKRISECTEASVGNASSIEMQQTVMKLTSECSQKDFELEIRTADNRILQEQLQDKCSENKELHERVLFLEQQLATLNGNRSSISSEQRVYEEYIDELRRKVQSQEFENEKLKLEQVYLVEDNSGLHVQNQKLAEEASYAKELASAAAVELKNLAGEVTKLSVQCARQAKELVAAEELIHSRNSGMHTSNGVMRKHSESKNDNAKLGRKGRLASKVNDNSGTLYDDAEYWSLDQDDMKMELQARKQREASLEAALSEKELAEEEYRKRIDEGKRREASLENDLASMWVLVAKLKKEKGALPEMNREEISGDRIDLVDGPKTNDTDNTNNIDNTQNILEGIQVSDSPKPVHDGSELQLKPGNDGLEIEPKQIHDGSELEPFVVRLKARMQEMKEKKLEALGNDDTNSHVCKVCFEAPTATLLLPCRHFCLCKPCSLACSECPICRTNISDRIFAFPS, from the exons ATGGCAGGTTCAACATCGTCAACAAGAGGAAGAAGTAGTTCACCATTTGGATATACAAAATCAAcaagttcaatttcatcatcatcttcatcatcatcacttgtaatgaataataatagtaatagtaATGGTAAAACCACTATTCCAAGAcctacttcatcatcatcatctctttATGGATCTGGTAGTGGTAATGGAATTAATACATTAGCTTTGACACCAAGTCAAGCCCAATCTGACTCAATGTACAACCAAGGTTCTATGGATTTTGGTGGGAGTATTGTTGCTGTTAATGATGATGCCATTCCTGATACTATTGATACTTCAGCTGCTGGAGATAGTATTTCTGTTACTGTTAGATTTAGACCTTTGAG TGAGCGGGAATTTCAGCGTGGTGATGAAATTGCTTGGTATCCTGATGGTGATAAAATTGTTCGGAATGAACCTAATCCTGCTCTGGCTTATGCATTTG ATAAGGTATTTGGGCCAGCCACAGAAACACAAGATGTGTATGAAATTGCTGCTCAACCTGTGATCGAGTCTGCAATGGATGGTATAAATG GGACTGTTTTTGCATATGGTGTTACAAGTAGTGGGAAGACACACACCATGCAT GGGGATCAAAATTGTCCAGGTATTATACCGCAGGCCATTAAGGATGTGTTCAGAATAATTCAAGAT ACTCCAGGAAGAGAGTTCTTACTTCGCGTCTCGTATCTGGAAATTTACAATGAG attatAAATGATTTGCTTGATCCAGCCGGACAGAACTTGCGTGTTAGAGAAGATTCACAG GGTACTTATGTTGAGGGCATAAAGGAGGAAGTGGTTTTATCTCCTGGGCATGCACTTTCTTTTATTGCAGCTGGAGAAG AGCATCGTCATGTGGGCTCAAATAACTTTAATTTGTTTAGTAGCAGAAGCCACACCATTTTCACTATG ATGATTGAGAGTAGTGCTCGTGGTGATGAGTACGACGGAGTGATATTCTCTCAACTG aatttAATTGATCTAGCAGGGTCTGAGAGCTCAAAGACCGAAACAACCGGTCTTAGGAGGAAGGAGGGATCTTTTATAAACAAAAGTCTGTTAACTCTTGGAACT GTAATTGGCAAGTTAAGTGAGGGGAAAGCATATCATGTTCCATACCGTGATTCTAAACTTACCCGTCTTCTACAATCCTCATTGAGTGGTCATGGACATGTTTCG CTTATATGTACAGTTACTCCTGCATCAAGTAATATGGAGGAAACTCACAACACACTGAAGTTCGCAAGCAGGGCAAAGCGAGTGGAAATCAATGCCTCACGGAATACG ATAATTGATGAGAAGTCATTAATTAAGAAGTATCAGCGGGAAATTATGACGCTTAAACTTGAACTTGACCAAGTAAAAAAGGGAGTAGTCGTGGGTGTCAATCTTGAGGAGATCATGAGCTTGAAGCAACAG TTAGAACTGGGTCAAGTGAAAATGCAATCCCGattagaggaggaagaagaagcaaAAGCAGCTCTCATGAGTAGGATTCAAAGGCTAACAAAGCTTATTCTGGTTTCCACAAAGAACTCAATTCCTGGGTGTTTGAGTGATGCACCAACTCTTAGTCATCAACGGTCTCATTCTCTTGGTGAAGATGAT AAATTGGATGCTTTCCGGGAGGGATCTCCATCACTTGCAGATGGTGAGAACCAGAAAGATTCTCCATCTTCTGCTCTGTCAGTCCCATCAGAAGTCATTTCCGATCATAAACACAAAAGGTCTTCCAGCAAGTGGTCTGAGGACCTATCACTGACAGAATCAACTCGGGCGGGGGACCTTTTCAGTGGAATAGCCGGTGGTGCTAGAATGTTAACA GATGAGATGACTATGTCAGATCAGATGGATCTGTTAGTTGAACAGGTTAAAATGCTTGCTGGAGAGATTGCATTCAGCACGAGTACCTTGAAGCGTTTGCTGGAGCAATCCACCAGTGATCCCGAAGGAATGCAGACACAG ATTAAGAACTTGGAACATGaaatacaagaaaagaaaagacataTGAGGGTCTTGGAGAAGCGCATTAGTGAATGCACTGAGGCTTCAGTTGGTAATGCGTCATCCATTGAGATGCAGCAG ACGGTTATGAAATTGACGAGCGAGTGCAGCCAGAAGGATTTTGAGCTAGAG ATAAGAACCGCAGACAATCGGATTCTCCAGGAACAGCTGCAGGATAAG TGTTCGGAAAACAAAGAATTGCACGAAAGAGTTCTCTTCTTAGAGCAGCAATTGGCTACGCTCAACGGAAACAGGTCATCTATATCTTCTGAGCAACGTGTTTATGaagaatatattgatgagttGCGGAGGAAAGTCCAGTCTCAG GAGTTTGAGAATGAGAAACTAAAGCTAGAACAAGTTTATCTTGTAGAAGATAATAGTGGACTGCATGTACAAAATCAAAAACTGGCTGAAGAAGCTTCTTACGCGAAGGAGTTGgcatctgctgctgctgttgagctGAAAAATTTGGCAGGTGAAGTGACCAAGCTTTCAGTACAGTGCGCAAGGCAAGCAAAAGAATTAGTGGCTGCAGAAGAATTAATTCACTCCAGAAACTCTGGCATGCATACCAGTAATGGTGTAATGCGCAAGCACTCCGAAAGCAAAAATGATAACGCAAAGCTAGGTAGAAAAGGCCGGCTTGCTAGCAAGGTTAACGATAATTCCGGAACTTTGTATGATGATGCTGAATATTGGAGTCTCGATCAAGATGATATGAAGATGGAGTTGCAGGCTAGGAAACAAAGAGAGGCGTCTCTTGAAGCAGCTCTGTCTGAAAaagaacttgcagaagaagaaTACAGGAAGCGTATAGACGAGGGAAAGAGAAGAGAAGCTTCACTTGAAAACGATCTAGCAAGCATGTGGGTGCTTGTTGCTAAGTTGAAGAAAGAGAAGGGAGCGTTACCGGAAATGAATAGGGAGGAGATATCTGGTGATAGAATAGATCTTGTGGATGGTCCGAAAACAAATGATACTGATAATACTAACAATATAGACAATACACAGAACATTCTTGAAGGTATACAAGTTTCAGATAGTCCGAAGCCGGTTCATGATGGCTCAGAGTTACAACTCAAACCGGGTAATGATGGTTTGGAGATAGAACCTAAACAAATTCATGATGGATCTGAGCTAGAACCTTTTGTTGTTCGTCTGAAG GCTCGTATGCaagagatgaaggaaaaaaagcTTGAAGCCCTGGGGAATGACGATACAAATTCTCATGTATGTAAAGTATGTTTTGAAGCACCAACTGCAACACTACTTCTTCCTTGTCGACACTTTTGCT TGTGCAAGCCATGTTCACTTGCCTGTTCCGAGTGTCCAATATGTCGCACAAACATTTCAGACAGGATCTTTGCTTTTCCTTCCTGA
- the LOC113357694 gene encoding kinesin-like protein KIN-7D, mitochondrial isoform X2: MAGSTSSTRGRSSSPFGYTKSTSSISSSSSSSSLVMNNNSNSNGKTTIPRPTSSSSSLYGSGSGNGINTLALTPSQAQSDSMYNQGSMDFGGSIVAVNDDAIPDTIDTSAAGDSISVTVRFRPLSEREFQRGDEIAWYPDGDKIVRNEPNPALAYAFDKVFGPATETQDVYEIAAQPVIESAMDGINGTVFAYGVTSSGKTHTMHGDQNCPGIIPQAIKDVFRIIQDTPGREFLLRVSYLEIYNEIINDLLDPAGQNLRVREDSQGTYVEGIKEEVVLSPGHALSFIAAGEEHRHVGSNNFNLFSSRSHTIFTMMIESSARGDEYDGVIFSQLNLIDLAGSESSKTETTGLRRKEGSFINKSLLTLGTVIGKLSEGKAYHVPYRDSKLTRLLQSSLSGHGHVSLICTVTPASSNMEETHNTLKFASRAKRVEINASRNTIIDEKSLIKKYQREIMTLKLELDQVKKGVVVGVNLEEIMSLKQQLELGQVKMQSRLEEEEEAKAALMSRIQRLTKLILVSTKNSIPGCLSDAPTLSHQRSHSLGEDDKLDAFREGSPSLADGENQKDSPSSALSVPSEVISDHKHKRSSSKWSEDLSLTESTRAGDLFSGIAGGARMLTDEMTMSDQMDLLVEQVKMLAGEIAFSTSTLKRLLEQSTSDPEGMQTQIKNLEHEIQEKKRHMRVLEKRISECTEASVGNASSIEMQQTVMKLTSECSQKDFELEIRTADNRILQEQLQDKCSENKELHERVLFLEQQLATLNGNRSSISSEQRVYEEYIDELRRKVQSQEFENEKLKLEQVYLVEDNSGLHVQNQKLAEEASYAKELASAAAVELKNLAGEVTKLSVQCARQAKELVAAEELIHSRNSGMHTSNGVMRKHSESKNDNAKLGRKGRLASKVNDNSGTLYDDAEYWSLDQDDMKMELQARKQREASLEAALSEKELAEEEYRKRIDEGKRREASLENDLASMWVLVAKLKKEKGALPEMNREEISGDRIDLVDGPKTNDTDNTNNIDNTQNILEGIQVSDSPKPVHDGSELQLKPGNDGLEIEPKQIHDGSELEPFVVRLKARMQEMKEKKLEALGNDDTNSHCASHVHLPVPSVQYVAQTFQTGSLLFLPDKG; encoded by the exons ATGGCAGGTTCAACATCGTCAACAAGAGGAAGAAGTAGTTCACCATTTGGATATACAAAATCAAcaagttcaatttcatcatcatcttcatcatcatcacttgtaatgaataataatagtaatagtaATGGTAAAACCACTATTCCAAGAcctacttcatcatcatcatctctttATGGATCTGGTAGTGGTAATGGAATTAATACATTAGCTTTGACACCAAGTCAAGCCCAATCTGACTCAATGTACAACCAAGGTTCTATGGATTTTGGTGGGAGTATTGTTGCTGTTAATGATGATGCCATTCCTGATACTATTGATACTTCAGCTGCTGGAGATAGTATTTCTGTTACTGTTAGATTTAGACCTTTGAG TGAGCGGGAATTTCAGCGTGGTGATGAAATTGCTTGGTATCCTGATGGTGATAAAATTGTTCGGAATGAACCTAATCCTGCTCTGGCTTATGCATTTG ATAAGGTATTTGGGCCAGCCACAGAAACACAAGATGTGTATGAAATTGCTGCTCAACCTGTGATCGAGTCTGCAATGGATGGTATAAATG GGACTGTTTTTGCATATGGTGTTACAAGTAGTGGGAAGACACACACCATGCAT GGGGATCAAAATTGTCCAGGTATTATACCGCAGGCCATTAAGGATGTGTTCAGAATAATTCAAGAT ACTCCAGGAAGAGAGTTCTTACTTCGCGTCTCGTATCTGGAAATTTACAATGAG attatAAATGATTTGCTTGATCCAGCCGGACAGAACTTGCGTGTTAGAGAAGATTCACAG GGTACTTATGTTGAGGGCATAAAGGAGGAAGTGGTTTTATCTCCTGGGCATGCACTTTCTTTTATTGCAGCTGGAGAAG AGCATCGTCATGTGGGCTCAAATAACTTTAATTTGTTTAGTAGCAGAAGCCACACCATTTTCACTATG ATGATTGAGAGTAGTGCTCGTGGTGATGAGTACGACGGAGTGATATTCTCTCAACTG aatttAATTGATCTAGCAGGGTCTGAGAGCTCAAAGACCGAAACAACCGGTCTTAGGAGGAAGGAGGGATCTTTTATAAACAAAAGTCTGTTAACTCTTGGAACT GTAATTGGCAAGTTAAGTGAGGGGAAAGCATATCATGTTCCATACCGTGATTCTAAACTTACCCGTCTTCTACAATCCTCATTGAGTGGTCATGGACATGTTTCG CTTATATGTACAGTTACTCCTGCATCAAGTAATATGGAGGAAACTCACAACACACTGAAGTTCGCAAGCAGGGCAAAGCGAGTGGAAATCAATGCCTCACGGAATACG ATAATTGATGAGAAGTCATTAATTAAGAAGTATCAGCGGGAAATTATGACGCTTAAACTTGAACTTGACCAAGTAAAAAAGGGAGTAGTCGTGGGTGTCAATCTTGAGGAGATCATGAGCTTGAAGCAACAG TTAGAACTGGGTCAAGTGAAAATGCAATCCCGattagaggaggaagaagaagcaaAAGCAGCTCTCATGAGTAGGATTCAAAGGCTAACAAAGCTTATTCTGGTTTCCACAAAGAACTCAATTCCTGGGTGTTTGAGTGATGCACCAACTCTTAGTCATCAACGGTCTCATTCTCTTGGTGAAGATGAT AAATTGGATGCTTTCCGGGAGGGATCTCCATCACTTGCAGATGGTGAGAACCAGAAAGATTCTCCATCTTCTGCTCTGTCAGTCCCATCAGAAGTCATTTCCGATCATAAACACAAAAGGTCTTCCAGCAAGTGGTCTGAGGACCTATCACTGACAGAATCAACTCGGGCGGGGGACCTTTTCAGTGGAATAGCCGGTGGTGCTAGAATGTTAACA GATGAGATGACTATGTCAGATCAGATGGATCTGTTAGTTGAACAGGTTAAAATGCTTGCTGGAGAGATTGCATTCAGCACGAGTACCTTGAAGCGTTTGCTGGAGCAATCCACCAGTGATCCCGAAGGAATGCAGACACAG ATTAAGAACTTGGAACATGaaatacaagaaaagaaaagacataTGAGGGTCTTGGAGAAGCGCATTAGTGAATGCACTGAGGCTTCAGTTGGTAATGCGTCATCCATTGAGATGCAGCAG ACGGTTATGAAATTGACGAGCGAGTGCAGCCAGAAGGATTTTGAGCTAGAG ATAAGAACCGCAGACAATCGGATTCTCCAGGAACAGCTGCAGGATAAG TGTTCGGAAAACAAAGAATTGCACGAAAGAGTTCTCTTCTTAGAGCAGCAATTGGCTACGCTCAACGGAAACAGGTCATCTATATCTTCTGAGCAACGTGTTTATGaagaatatattgatgagttGCGGAGGAAAGTCCAGTCTCAG GAGTTTGAGAATGAGAAACTAAAGCTAGAACAAGTTTATCTTGTAGAAGATAATAGTGGACTGCATGTACAAAATCAAAAACTGGCTGAAGAAGCTTCTTACGCGAAGGAGTTGgcatctgctgctgctgttgagctGAAAAATTTGGCAGGTGAAGTGACCAAGCTTTCAGTACAGTGCGCAAGGCAAGCAAAAGAATTAGTGGCTGCAGAAGAATTAATTCACTCCAGAAACTCTGGCATGCATACCAGTAATGGTGTAATGCGCAAGCACTCCGAAAGCAAAAATGATAACGCAAAGCTAGGTAGAAAAGGCCGGCTTGCTAGCAAGGTTAACGATAATTCCGGAACTTTGTATGATGATGCTGAATATTGGAGTCTCGATCAAGATGATATGAAGATGGAGTTGCAGGCTAGGAAACAAAGAGAGGCGTCTCTTGAAGCAGCTCTGTCTGAAAaagaacttgcagaagaagaaTACAGGAAGCGTATAGACGAGGGAAAGAGAAGAGAAGCTTCACTTGAAAACGATCTAGCAAGCATGTGGGTGCTTGTTGCTAAGTTGAAGAAAGAGAAGGGAGCGTTACCGGAAATGAATAGGGAGGAGATATCTGGTGATAGAATAGATCTTGTGGATGGTCCGAAAACAAATGATACTGATAATACTAACAATATAGACAATACACAGAACATTCTTGAAGGTATACAAGTTTCAGATAGTCCGAAGCCGGTTCATGATGGCTCAGAGTTACAACTCAAACCGGGTAATGATGGTTTGGAGATAGAACCTAAACAAATTCATGATGGATCTGAGCTAGAACCTTTTGTTGTTCGTCTGAAG GCTCGTATGCaagagatgaaggaaaaaaagcTTGAAGCCCTGGGGAATGACGATACAAATTCTCAT TGTGCAAGCCATGTTCACTTGCCTGTTCCGAGTGTCCAATATGTCGCACAAACATTTCAGACAGGATCTTTGCTTTTCCTTCCTGATAAAGGCTGA